From the genome of Candidatus Paceibacterota bacterium, one region includes:
- a CDS encoding VOC family protein, with translation MVIDHIGIVVPSLEKALPQWEALFGYRRNSDIVLNTRQKVRVVFLSRQDSLTVKLIEPSSPDSPVFQAARKGGGLHHLCFRCSGLPAELARLQSQGARLIVPPQPGEAFRNHPIAFLLAGNNLNIELIDTLEKQGWGAAGPEASGGDVRPADRNLNPPDFASSGIGFRAVVGQPIP, from the coding sequence ATGGTCATTGATCATATCGGGATAGTGGTGCCTTCCCTGGAGAAGGCTTTGCCCCAGTGGGAGGCCCTTTTCGGATATCGCCGGAATTCCGACATAGTGCTGAACACCCGCCAGAAGGTCCGGGTGGTGTTTCTGTCCAGGCAGGATTCCCTGACCGTGAAGTTGATTGAGCCTTCATCGCCGGATTCGCCGGTCTTCCAAGCCGCCCGCAAAGGAGGCGGGCTACATCATTTGTGTTTTCGATGCTCTGGCCTGCCAGCGGAGCTTGCGCGGCTCCAGAGTCAGGGGGCGCGATTGATCGTGCCGCCGCAGCCGGGCGAGGCCTTCCGGAACCACCCGATCGCCTTCCTGCTGGCGGGAAACAATCTCAACATCGAATTGATTGATACCCTGGAAAAGCAGGGGTGGGGCGCCGCCGGACCCGAGGCTTCGGGCGGCGATGTCCGGCCCGCCGACCGTAACTTAAACCCGCCGGACTTCGCGAGCTCCGGCATCGGCTTCCGCGCTGTCGTGGGTCAGCCGATTCCGTGA
- the asnB gene encoding asparagine synthase (glutamine-hydrolyzing) yields the protein MCGIAGIVDFDNEGIVAESEMRRMLATLRNRGPDQFGIYLDRGVALGNSRLSIIDLASGQQPISNEDGSMWIVFNGEIFNYVELRPELEALGHRFSTDSDTEVLLHMYEQFGPRCLERLNGQFAFAVWDNRTKTLFLARDRLGVRPLFYAVRGQRLVFGSAIKTLLTQPRVSAEIDTAVLDQVFTFWAPLSPHTIFRHIQEIPPGHFLVARHGEINVKPYWQLDFPDAKSMQPRGASGAEQHLEELSTLLVDAIRIRLRADVPVGAYLSGGLDSSLIAALVRNSTANRLSTFSIAFSDAQYDESAHQTRMARFLGTEHQVACVTHGDIGRVFPEVVWNAEAPLMRTAPAPMFLLSKLVRDSGFKVVLTGEGADEFLAGYDIFKEAKVRRFWARQPDSIRRPMLLRRLYPDIAGLSGSSASLLSAFFREGLTRLDNPEYSHAVRWRNNQRTRRFFTDDVLHSAAPRNGRFLAAELPGRFGAWDDLARAQHLEISIFLSQYLLSSQGDRMAMANSVEGRFPFLDCRVVEFCNRLPANLKLRALTEKYLLRKLGARWLPEEVWGRRKRPYRAPIHRSFFGQPNLDYVEELLSPAELRRSGLFRPAAVAQLVRKIQEGKPLGETDDMALVGIISTQLLHHQFVTNINLPPPISDADCVKVCVGPGASNQKFEHEIHQECTCN from the coding sequence ATGTGTGGAATTGCCGGCATAGTTGATTTCGACAACGAGGGGATCGTTGCCGAAAGCGAGATGCGCAGGATGCTGGCTACGCTGCGCAACCGCGGCCCCGATCAGTTTGGCATCTACCTGGACCGGGGGGTGGCGCTGGGCAACAGCCGCCTGAGCATCATTGATCTGGCCAGCGGCCAGCAGCCAATCTCGAACGAAGACGGCTCCATGTGGATTGTCTTCAACGGGGAGATCTTCAATTATGTCGAGCTGCGGCCGGAGTTGGAGGCGCTCGGCCACCGGTTCTCCACCGACTCCGACACGGAGGTTCTGCTGCACATGTACGAGCAGTTCGGGCCGCGATGCCTGGAACGCCTCAATGGCCAGTTCGCGTTCGCGGTGTGGGATAACCGGACCAAGACGTTGTTTCTCGCCCGGGACCGGTTGGGCGTTCGACCGCTGTTCTACGCTGTCCGCGGGCAGCGGCTTGTTTTTGGCTCGGCCATCAAGACGCTGCTCACGCAGCCGCGGGTCAGCGCGGAGATTGACACGGCAGTCCTGGACCAGGTGTTCACTTTTTGGGCGCCGCTCTCGCCGCACACGATCTTCCGCCATATCCAGGAGATTCCGCCAGGGCACTTTCTGGTTGCCCGGCATGGGGAGATCAACGTGAAGCCATACTGGCAACTGGACTTCCCGGATGCCAAATCAATGCAACCGCGGGGAGCGTCAGGTGCGGAGCAGCACCTGGAGGAGTTATCCACGCTGCTGGTTGACGCAATCCGCATTCGTCTGCGGGCGGATGTGCCGGTTGGCGCCTATCTGAGCGGGGGCCTGGATTCGTCCCTGATTGCCGCCCTGGTCCGGAATTCCACGGCGAATCGCCTGTCAACTTTCTCCATCGCCTTTAGCGACGCGCAATACGACGAAAGCGCACACCAGACCCGGATGGCTCGGTTCCTGGGGACCGAGCACCAGGTAGCCTGCGTAACGCATGGGGATATAGGACGAGTGTTCCCGGAGGTGGTGTGGAATGCGGAAGCGCCCCTCATGCGGACGGCACCCGCGCCGATGTTCCTGCTGTCAAAGCTGGTTAGGGACAGCGGCTTCAAGGTCGTCCTGACCGGCGAAGGCGCCGATGAGTTTCTCGCGGGTTACGACATATTCAAAGAGGCCAAGGTGCGCCGGTTTTGGGCCCGGCAGCCGGATTCGATTCGGCGTCCTATGCTTCTTCGGCGGCTGTATCCGGACATTGCGGGCTTATCCGGGAGCAGTGCTTCGTTGCTATCCGCATTCTTTAGAGAGGGCCTGACGCGGCTCGATAATCCCGAATACTCGCATGCGGTGCGTTGGCGGAACAATCAACGGACGCGCAGGTTTTTTACGGACGACGTGCTGCACAGCGCCGCGCCGCGCAACGGCCGGTTTCTGGCGGCGGAGCTGCCTGGCCGTTTCGGCGCGTGGGACGACCTGGCAAGGGCCCAGCACCTCGAGATCAGTATCTTCCTCTCCCAGTACCTTCTCTCCTCGCAGGGCGACCGGATGGCAATGGCTAATTCGGTTGAAGGACGTTTCCCGTTCCTGGACTGCCGTGTTGTCGAGTTTTGCAACCGCTTGCCGGCTAATCTCAAGCTGCGAGCGCTCACCGAGAAATACCTCTTGCGGAAACTGGGTGCGCGCTGGTTGCCCGAGGAGGTTTGGGGCCGTCGCAAGCGCCCGTACCGCGCCCCGATTCACCGGAGTTTCTTCGGCCAGCCGAATCTGGATTACGTTGAGGAGCTGCTTTCGCCTGCGGAGCTGAGGCGTTCCGGCCTGTTCCGGCCCGCGGCGGTCGCCCAGCTTGTCCGGAAAATCCAGGAGGGAAAGCCCCTGGGCGAAACCGACGACATGGCGCTGGTCGGCATCATTTCCACCCAACTGCTACATCACCAATTCGTAACCAACATCAACCTGCCCCCGCCGATTTCGGACGCTGACTGTGTCAAAGTCTGTGTGGGTCCGGGGGCATCAAACCAAAAGTTCGAGCATGAAATTCACCAGGAATGTACTTGTAATTGA
- a CDS encoding glycosyltransferase family 4 protein → MSFHLDYPRDLKICFLAGTLEHGGAERQLYYMLQALCRSGVAPRLLCFDRGEFWEEPIRSLGVPVTWVGQRQSRLIRLLRVLRELRSDPPALFQSQHYFANACVGLASLLLGVNGVGAIRNEETAERRMNGTLGGWLNLHLPPVIAANSRLAIRQAIGRGIRPSRLFFLPNVVDTERFKPAENSPARPLTLLAVGRLTKQKRLDRFIAALAHLRRRLGLEVRGWIAGPPQDRRLRAELEAQAAQLGLLPGGLQFMGGVSNMAQLYQEADVCVLTSDFEGTPNALLEAMASGLPVVATKVGGVPEIVQHGTTGLVVEREDAESLVAALAELVRNASQRTEMGRRAREYVVQNYSLERLPAYLDDLYDRALPERRSWKLGFVQGAPV, encoded by the coding sequence GTGAGTTTTCATCTCGACTACCCCCGTGATCTGAAAATCTGTTTCCTGGCGGGAACGCTGGAGCACGGCGGAGCGGAGCGGCAGCTTTACTACATGCTCCAAGCCCTCTGCCGGAGTGGAGTGGCGCCGCGGCTGCTGTGTTTCGATCGGGGTGAGTTTTGGGAGGAGCCCATTCGTTCGCTTGGCGTGCCGGTGACCTGGGTGGGGCAACGCCAGTCCCGGCTGATCCGGCTGCTTCGTGTTTTGCGCGAGCTTCGGAGCGACCCTCCCGCACTGTTCCAAAGCCAGCACTATTTTGCCAACGCCTGCGTCGGCCTGGCTTCCTTGCTGCTGGGTGTGAACGGGGTTGGTGCCATCCGCAACGAGGAAACGGCGGAACGGCGAATGAACGGAACTCTTGGCGGCTGGCTCAATCTCCACCTGCCGCCGGTCATTGCGGCCAACAGCCGCCTGGCGATCAGGCAGGCAATCGGCCGGGGCATTCGCCCCTCGCGCCTGTTTTTCCTGCCTAACGTGGTGGATACGGAGCGCTTCAAACCGGCTGAGAACTCGCCGGCACGACCGCTGACCTTGCTGGCGGTCGGGCGATTGACAAAGCAGAAGAGGCTGGACCGTTTCATCGCCGCGCTGGCGCATTTGCGGCGGAGGCTGGGCCTGGAGGTGCGGGGGTGGATCGCTGGTCCGCCCCAGGACCGGCGGTTGCGAGCCGAACTCGAGGCTCAGGCCGCCCAACTCGGCTTGTTGCCCGGGGGGCTGCAGTTCATGGGAGGCGTTTCCAACATGGCGCAATTGTATCAGGAGGCCGATGTCTGTGTGCTCACGTCGGATTTCGAGGGCACGCCCAACGCATTGCTCGAAGCGATGGCCTCGGGCTTGCCGGTTGTGGCCACGAAGGTGGGCGGGGTTCCGGAGATCGTGCAGCATGGCACGACGGGCCTGGTGGTCGAGCGCGAGGACGCGGAAAGCCTTGTGGCGGCGCTGGCCGAGTTGGTCAGAAACGCTTCGCAAAGAACGGAAATGGGCCGGCGCGCGCGGGAATACGTTGTGCAGAACTACTCGCTGGAGCGTCTGCCCGCTTATTTGGACGATCTGTATGATCGGGCGCTGCCTGAGCGGCGTTCCTGGAAGCTGGGCTTCGTCCAAGGCGCTCCGGTCTGA
- a CDS encoding polysaccharide deacetylase family protein, which translates to MANLAATLLLALVRRAKGGGVIVNEHTLSRAETAFHVEVLGRWFDFIRLEHLPHRLARPRRKPFCLLTFDDGKRSNFTETAPELERRQVPAVFYITTEPVTNGSCFWFDRREQLVRALGHCPAGLEIDTLKQLPFDTLMRRLDRAWAEHGSEPEIESDDLRPMTWDEVRNLHQRGFTIGAHGLTHAILTRETRKRAYAEIEASLARVSEEIGAPCTTFAFPNGNHNPALAQHAFCSGARTAMTTEPMWADKTASLSRLPRIQLFGGASRARIESKIALAAFKGVLASPDGNGRRYRAAAGNAAPFPLRVPVSDAGC; encoded by the coding sequence ATGGCGAATCTCGCGGCCACGTTATTGCTCGCGCTGGTGCGGCGCGCAAAAGGAGGGGGTGTCATCGTCAACGAACATACCCTCTCGAGGGCTGAGACGGCCTTCCACGTGGAAGTGCTTGGCCGATGGTTTGATTTCATCCGCCTTGAGCACTTGCCGCACCGGCTGGCCCGCCCGCGACGAAAGCCGTTCTGCCTCCTGACATTCGACGATGGCAAGCGCAGCAACTTTACCGAGACGGCGCCGGAGCTGGAGCGCCGGCAGGTGCCGGCGGTCTTTTATATCACGACCGAGCCGGTGACCAATGGCTCGTGCTTCTGGTTCGACCGGCGCGAGCAGTTGGTGCGGGCGCTCGGCCATTGTCCGGCAGGGCTGGAGATTGACACTCTCAAACAACTGCCGTTCGACACGCTGATGCGGCGGCTGGATCGGGCCTGGGCGGAGCATGGGTCCGAGCCGGAGATTGAATCCGATGACCTGCGGCCGATGACCTGGGATGAGGTCCGGAATTTGCACCAGCGCGGGTTTACCATCGGGGCGCACGGATTGACGCATGCGATTCTGACGCGCGAGACGAGGAAGCGGGCCTACGCCGAAATCGAAGCCAGCCTCGCCAGGGTGTCTGAGGAGATCGGCGCGCCGTGCACGACGTTCGCCTTCCCGAATGGCAACCACAACCCGGCCTTGGCGCAGCACGCGTTTTGCTCCGGCGCCCGCACCGCCATGACCACCGAGCCGATGTGGGCGGACAAGACCGCATCGCTTTCGCGACTGCCGCGCATACAGCTTTTCGGCGGGGCCTCGCGGGCGCGGATTGAATCCAAGATCGCCCTGGCGGCCTTCAAGGGAGTACTGGCCAGCCCGGACGGCAACGGCAGGCGCTACCGGGCCGCGGCCGGCAACGCTGCGCCGTTCCCTTTGCGAGTGCCCGTTTCCGACGCGGGCTGCTGA
- a CDS encoding DUF2334 domain-containing protein, which produces MNWKVWSAIESALRERNLKPILAVVPDNQDPALRVEAPVEDFWERVRGWQARGWTIALHGYQHRYVTCHPGIVTPRKKSEFAGLPAAEQEEKLRRGMRIFKHHGLKPDLWIAPSNCFDATTVSLLHTVGISMICDGCFRFPFVCERNMFWIPQQLFGFRPAPAGVWTVCYHHNQWTAADLRQFREDLDQYGPEIASVDDVAREWQGRSSWWSSFICTSPRLSPLLIRCQLKLEGWWRTLTDRVQAPAGTVSGLQAR; this is translated from the coding sequence ATGAACTGGAAAGTTTGGTCGGCCATCGAATCCGCGCTGCGGGAGAGGAATCTCAAGCCGATCCTGGCGGTTGTTCCGGACAACCAGGACCCGGCCTTGCGGGTCGAGGCTCCGGTCGAGGACTTTTGGGAACGCGTCCGAGGCTGGCAGGCCCGCGGGTGGACCATCGCGTTGCATGGTTACCAGCACCGCTACGTGACCTGCCATCCCGGGATTGTTACGCCCAGGAAGAAATCGGAGTTCGCCGGCCTCCCGGCTGCGGAACAGGAGGAGAAGCTCCGCCGCGGGATGAGGATCTTCAAGCATCACGGCCTCAAGCCGGACCTCTGGATTGCCCCGAGCAACTGCTTTGACGCCACCACCGTATCGTTGCTCCACACGGTCGGCATCTCGATGATTTGCGACGGTTGTTTTCGTTTCCCGTTTGTCTGCGAGCGGAACATGTTCTGGATCCCGCAACAGCTCTTTGGCTTCCGGCCGGCGCCAGCCGGCGTGTGGACCGTGTGCTATCACCACAACCAGTGGACCGCCGCGGACCTGCGCCAGTTTCGGGAGGACCTGGACCAGTACGGCCCGGAGATCGCGTCGGTGGACGACGTCGCCCGGGAGTGGCAGGGGCGGAGCTCGTGGTGGTCTTCGTTCATCTGCACCAGCCCGCGCCTCTCCCCGCTGCTCATTCGCTGCCAGCTCAAGCTGGAGGGATGGTGGAGGACGTTGACGGACAGGGTGCAAGCCCCGGCGGGCACGGTTTCGGGCCTGCAGGCGAGGTAG
- a CDS encoding O-antigen ligase family protein, translated as MPAVISIDRGSLPALPGAERSPRPEIAPGRKWWSSALNEPEALVRWAFYLSVFSIPFTRLYVPGTGDRLGAIRIVQMLLMGAVALQPRICLRFLPAALLWFAAYCVLRICSGLWLTPGLRDAWWPSTFEWFQYSLPWLWMAFNLLQFPRLRRGGLWAFVWASSLCASLHIVGVGVSTVDDSVDEVRTSVFGENANVVGATYAMALIILIGLAMANNVRLNQRLLLFPLIALVGIGMAKTGSRTAILLVFTGVLVLLFQAERFSSRSRRYATLILIGVLLAGAVWQIPTVMDRFRDIDPHNVGRENPRARMAPVLCEMILRSPIYGSGPDQYQYELTRRAMPYLIQEQKTIVAHNLALLLLVETGIIGFLIFATGLGKAVTAAWRARFQPSGLLPLALLLPFVLSGLTVNNPTGDHAFWFAVAYALSGQA; from the coding sequence ATGCCAGCCGTAATCTCAATTGACCGGGGGAGCTTGCCCGCGCTTCCGGGAGCGGAACGTTCCCCGCGCCCGGAGATCGCGCCCGGGCGCAAGTGGTGGAGTTCGGCGCTGAATGAGCCGGAAGCCCTGGTGCGCTGGGCGTTTTACCTGTCGGTGTTTTCCATTCCGTTCACCCGCCTGTATGTTCCCGGCACCGGGGACAGGCTCGGCGCGATCCGGATAGTCCAGATGCTGCTCATGGGCGCGGTTGCGCTGCAGCCTCGCATTTGCCTGCGCTTCCTGCCGGCGGCCCTGCTCTGGTTTGCGGCTTACTGCGTGTTGCGGATTTGCAGCGGGCTGTGGCTGACGCCGGGTTTGCGGGATGCCTGGTGGCCGAGCACTTTCGAATGGTTTCAGTATTCGCTGCCCTGGCTTTGGATGGCGTTCAACCTGTTGCAGTTTCCCAGGCTCCGCCGCGGGGGCTTGTGGGCCTTTGTGTGGGCCAGCTCGCTGTGCGCGTCGCTCCACATCGTGGGCGTTGGCGTCAGCACGGTGGACGACAGCGTGGATGAAGTCCGCACGTCGGTCTTTGGCGAGAATGCGAACGTGGTGGGCGCCACCTATGCCATGGCCCTGATCATCCTGATCGGGCTGGCGATGGCCAACAACGTCAGGTTGAACCAGCGTCTGCTGCTGTTCCCGTTGATTGCGCTGGTGGGGATCGGCATGGCCAAGACCGGTTCCCGGACGGCGATTCTGCTGGTCTTCACCGGAGTTCTGGTGCTGCTTTTTCAGGCTGAACGCTTCTCATCCAGGTCCCGGCGCTACGCGACGTTGATCCTGATCGGCGTGCTGCTGGCCGGGGCGGTCTGGCAGATCCCGACGGTCATGGACCGGTTCCGGGATATTGATCCGCACAATGTCGGGCGGGAGAACCCGCGCGCCCGGATGGCGCCCGTGCTGTGCGAGATGATTCTCCGGAGCCCGATCTACGGCTCCGGCCCCGATCAGTACCAGTACGAACTGACGCGCCGCGCGATGCCCTACCTGATCCAGGAGCAGAAGACCATTGTCGCCCACAATCTTGCGCTGCTGCTGCTCGTGGAGACCGGGATTATTGGGTTTCTGATCTTCGCGACCGGGTTGGGGAAGGCCGTGACGGCGGCGTGGCGCGCGCGGTTTCAGCCTTCGGGTTTGCTGCCCCTGGCGTTGCTGCTGCCGTTTGTGCTGTCGGGATTGACCGTGAACAATCCCACGGGGGATCACGCCTTTTGGTTTGCCGTCGCGTATGCGTTGTCCGGGCAGGCCTGA
- the asnB gene encoding asparagine synthase (glutamine-hydrolyzing) — MCGIAGFCDPRRRAAQAELERAAAGMAAALRHRGPDDQGTWADADAGVALAHSRLAILDLSQEGHQPMHSANGRFVLVFNGEIYNFQSLRRELEDCGHTFRGHSDTEVLLAAFCAWGIGKTVQRCIGMFAIAVWDRQSRKLHLVRDRAGEKPLYYGWTGDVFVFGSELKALRAHPRWRAAISRPAVALLTRYGYIPAPFSIYQNIYKLNPGCVLTLTEAQLQARNAGRPYSYWSLRQAAREGFARPFAGKESEATERLRSLLLDSVRQQMVADVPLGAFLSGGIDSSLVVALMQAQSRRPVKTFSIGFRQNGFDEAPFARAVARHLGTDHTELYVEPGELRQVIARLPAIYDEPFADSSQIPTVVLCELARSQVTVSLSGDAGDELFGGYGAYRKAQRIWSVLGRIPLSLRGGMARALRSAAACGLDLRRRRGSVPHYLGRLANFAELLPMHSDRSLYQLLMSPNRDPLAWLRYKAEPLTKFDDAPPWEDFPDLLRRMMCLDFVTYLPDDILAKVDRAAMAVSLETRIPLLDHRVIEFAWSLPNALKQRRGRGKYLLRRVLHQYVPADLVERPKQGFGVPIAAWLRGPLRSWADALLSAPRLREEGFFDEQTVSLKWREHRAGQRDWGLALWHVLMFQAWREHQAVTPPRRSEAAAAAPAPGERFEVCQP, encoded by the coding sequence ATGTGTGGCATCGCTGGATTCTGTGATCCGCGCCGGCGCGCGGCCCAAGCGGAGCTGGAGCGCGCCGCCGCCGGGATGGCCGCTGCCTTGCGCCATCGCGGCCCCGACGATCAAGGAACCTGGGCGGACGCGGATGCCGGCGTGGCTTTGGCCCATAGCCGGCTGGCCATCCTGGATCTCAGCCAGGAGGGGCACCAGCCAATGCATTCGGCCAACGGCCGGTTTGTCCTGGTATTCAATGGCGAGATCTACAATTTCCAGTCGCTGCGACGCGAGCTGGAGGACTGCGGCCACACGTTCCGCGGCCATTCGGATACTGAGGTGCTGCTGGCCGCGTTTTGCGCCTGGGGGATTGGCAAGACCGTGCAGCGTTGCATTGGGATGTTCGCCATCGCGGTCTGGGACAGACAATCCCGCAAGCTGCACCTGGTTCGCGACCGGGCGGGGGAGAAGCCCTTGTACTACGGCTGGACGGGAGACGTGTTCGTGTTCGGTTCGGAGCTCAAGGCGCTGCGGGCGCATCCCCGTTGGCGGGCGGCGATCAGCCGCCCCGCGGTCGCCCTGCTGACCCGTTACGGCTACATCCCCGCGCCGTTCTCCATTTATCAGAACATCTACAAGCTCAACCCGGGGTGCGTGCTCACTTTGACCGAGGCGCAGCTCCAGGCCCGGAACGCCGGCAGGCCATACTCATATTGGTCCTTGCGGCAGGCCGCCAGGGAGGGTTTCGCGCGGCCGTTTGCCGGCAAGGAGAGCGAGGCGACGGAGCGGTTGCGCTCGTTGCTGCTCGATTCGGTGCGCCAGCAAATGGTGGCGGATGTCCCCCTGGGCGCTTTTCTCTCGGGCGGCATTGATTCATCGCTGGTGGTCGCCTTGATGCAGGCCCAGAGCCGCCGGCCCGTCAAGACCTTCAGCATCGGCTTCCGGCAGAATGGTTTTGACGAGGCGCCCTTTGCTCGCGCGGTGGCGCGTCACTTGGGCACCGATCACACTGAGCTTTACGTCGAGCCCGGCGAGCTGCGGCAGGTCATCGCCCGGCTGCCGGCCATTTACGACGAGCCTTTTGCCGATTCGTCCCAGATTCCGACCGTGGTGCTGTGCGAGCTGGCGCGATCGCAGGTGACAGTGAGCCTCTCGGGCGACGCCGGCGACGAGCTCTTTGGCGGGTATGGGGCCTATCGGAAAGCGCAGCGAATCTGGTCGGTGCTCGGGCGGATTCCGCTCTCCCTTCGCGGCGGGATGGCGCGCGCGCTGAGATCGGCGGCCGCGTGCGGCCTGGACTTGCGGAGGCGGAGGGGTTCGGTTCCACATTACCTGGGGCGGCTGGCGAATTTCGCGGAGTTGTTGCCGATGCATAGCGACCGGTCGTTATACCAGTTGCTGATGTCTCCCAACCGCGATCCCCTGGCGTGGCTGCGGTACAAGGCGGAGCCGCTAACCAAGTTTGACGACGCGCCGCCCTGGGAGGACTTCCCGGATTTGCTCCGCCGGATGATGTGCCTGGATTTCGTCACTTATCTCCCGGATGACATCCTGGCGAAGGTGGACCGGGCCGCGATGGCCGTGAGCCTGGAGACGCGTATTCCGCTGTTGGACCACCGCGTGATCGAGTTTGCCTGGAGCCTGCCCAACGCGCTCAAGCAGCGGCGCGGGCGCGGCAAGTATCTGCTCCGCCGCGTCCTGCACCAGTATGTGCCCGCGGACCTGGTCGAGCGGCCCAAGCAGGGTTTTGGGGTTCCCATCGCCGCGTGGCTGCGAGGACCCCTGCGGTCGTGGGCCGATGCTTTGTTATCCGCGCCGCGGTTGCGCGAGGAAGGTTTCTTTGACGAACAGACCGTGAGCCTGAAATGGCGCGAGCATCGGGCGGGACAGCGAGACTGGGGACTGGCCTTGTGGCACGTTCTTATGTTTCAAGCCTGGCGGGAACATCAGGCCGTCACGCCGCCGCGCCGGTCGGAGGCGGCCGCCGCCGCGCCGGCCCCAGGCGAGCGCTTCGAGGTATGCCAGCCGTAA
- a CDS encoding glycosyltransferase family 4 protein — translation MALVASSLKLGGAEKQTAYIARALHEAGTNVRFFHLGEGGHYELSLRQMGIRLTRFYRRNRPLLIMAGLARALWSFRPQIVFAPQFGDLHQAGMAGRLCRALTLGGLRSDGFYELNYSGRRSRWMLRLAHGLVSNSHCARRNLESRIAKPPKITILPNALDLRDFDARSRMPLPAVIPPDRVVAVAVGSLQPGKRFDRFLDALAIARRKAPALLGMVAGADCGSRPALERQAAKLGLTPGHAVFLGECSHVPALLVQAGFLVLCSEYEGFPNVILEAMAARLPVITTPVGDADRIVLQGQTGYVVEGTDAQAMAERMAELALSPETRKRLGTAGRQQVVRDCDFESLRARLFSVFRDFAAQNRRWRLVETLQGWLAREDGERRAQAGRRPEESRSQADKRDVLCRAA, via the coding sequence GTGGCGTTGGTGGCCTCCAGCCTGAAGCTGGGGGGCGCGGAGAAGCAGACCGCGTACATCGCTCGCGCCCTGCACGAGGCCGGAACGAACGTGCGGTTCTTTCACCTGGGTGAAGGTGGACATTACGAGCTGTCGCTGCGCCAGATGGGCATCCGCCTCACCCGGTTTTACCGGCGGAACCGGCCGTTGCTGATCATGGCCGGGCTGGCCCGGGCGTTATGGTCTTTTCGCCCCCAGATCGTGTTTGCGCCTCAGTTCGGCGATTTGCATCAGGCCGGTATGGCGGGCCGGCTCTGCCGCGCGCTGACCCTGGGCGGCCTGAGAAGCGACGGTTTCTACGAGCTGAATTACAGCGGGCGCCGGAGCCGGTGGATGCTGCGGCTGGCCCATGGATTGGTTTCGAACTCTCATTGCGCCAGGCGCAATCTCGAGTCCCGCATCGCCAAACCGCCGAAAATTACGATCCTGCCCAATGCGCTGGATCTGCGCGATTTCGATGCCCGCAGCAGAATGCCGCTGCCGGCTGTCATCCCTCCGGACCGGGTTGTGGCGGTTGCCGTCGGGAGCCTGCAACCCGGCAAGCGTTTTGACCGGTTTCTGGACGCATTGGCGATTGCCCGGCGCAAGGCACCCGCTCTGCTCGGCATGGTTGCGGGCGCTGATTGCGGTTCGAGACCTGCCCTGGAACGGCAAGCAGCCAAGCTGGGTCTGACGCCGGGCCACGCGGTTTTTCTTGGTGAATGCAGCCATGTCCCGGCCCTGCTGGTGCAGGCGGGGTTTCTTGTGTTGTGTTCGGAGTACGAGGGTTTTCCGAATGTTATCCTTGAGGCCATGGCGGCCCGTCTGCCCGTGATTACCACGCCGGTGGGGGATGCGGACCGAATCGTGTTGCAGGGGCAGACAGGTTACGTGGTGGAGGGCACTGACGCGCAGGCTATGGCCGAGCGGATGGCCGAACTGGCGCTTTCTCCGGAAACGCGAAAGCGCCTTGGGACGGCGGGGCGCCAGCAAGTGGTCCGGGATTGCGATTTCGAGTCGCTGCGGGCTCGCCTCTTCTCGGTGTTCCGGGATTTTGCCGCTCAGAACCGGCGGTGGCGACTTGTGGAGACGCTGCAAGGCTGGCTTGCCCGTGAGGATGGCGAACGCAGGGCACAAGCGGGTCGGCGGCCTGAGGAATCCCGCAGCCAAGCCGATAAGCGGGATGTGCTCTGTCGAGCCGCCTGA